Below is a genomic region from Geoglobus acetivorans.
ATCGAGGATTTCATACGGATTGCCGATGCAGGCGAGCTTGCCTCTGTACAGAATTACACCGTAATCCGCATCGACATAATCGAGAATGTTGCCCGTGTGGGTGATTATAATCCCGGATTTTCTCCGTTCTTCTTTTGGAACTTCTCTCTGCAGGAGCTTTCTTATTGCCTCTCCTACGAGAGCAACATTCTCTATATCCACGCCGCTGTCAGGTTCATCAAGCATTATAAAGTCAGGATCCATCACAAGTAGCTGGAGCAGTTCGCTCCTTTTCACCTCCCCTCCTGAAAAACCTCTGTTTATGTCTCTATCCAGAAAATCGCTCATGTTCAGGTATTCTGCATACTCATAAATTCTCTCCTCTGGAATTCCTCTTTTCTCGGCAATCTTTTTCAGAACATCAATCAGCTTGACTCCATTTATCGCCGGAGGGGTTTGAAAAGCTATGCCCATCCCGAGATTTGCCCTGTAATCCGTGTCTTTTTCGGTTATATCCCTGCCTTTGAACACGATTCTGCCGTCGAACACACGGTAGTTCGGATTTCCTATCAGCGTGTTCATCAGTGTGGATTTTCCGCTGCCATTGGGCCCAAAAAGCGCCAGCGTTTCGCCCCTCTTGATGTACAAATTTATGTTCGTCAGAACTTTTCTCTCTCCGACCTTTACGCCAAGATTGACGACTCTAAGCATATCCTTGTCCATGAGCATCACCTTTTTTGTGTCAGAAGTTGTTTATTCCCTCAGG
It encodes:
- a CDS encoding ABC transporter ATP-binding protein, coding for MDKDMLRVVNLGVKVGERKVLTNINLYIKRGETLALFGPNGSGKSTLMNTLIGNPNYRVFDGRIVFKGRDITEKDTDYRANLGMGIAFQTPPAINGVKLIDVLKKIAEKRGIPEERIYEYAEYLNMSDFLDRDINRGFSGGEVKRSELLQLLVMDPDFIMLDEPDSGVDIENVALVGEAIRKLLQREVPKEERRKSGIIITHTGNILDYVDADYGVILYRGKLACIGNPYEILDDVRKYGYEGCVKKCLREFQNLNQTK